A DNA window from Taeniopygia guttata chromosome 8, bTaeGut7.mat, whole genome shotgun sequence contains the following coding sequences:
- the RGS1 gene encoding regulator of G-protein signaling 1, whose protein sequence is MLKPRKMSGFFFSHNNMNELNGKEDRKLAKGIIKVHKKKQKACGADLKSYLKCVMPHIESGFKTSSSRNVMLSAEEVIQWSQSLEKLLASQSGQGVFREFLKSEFSEENIEFWLACEDYKKTKSDHLHGKAEKIYEEFVQSDAIKQINIDYQIREATAKKAQDPTHTSFDEAQKTVYILMERDSYPRFLKSKSYLNLLNQLQTNTSNL, encoded by the exons ATGTTAAAGCCAAGGAAAATGTCTGGATTCTTTTTCTCCCACAACAACATGAATGaattaaatggaaaagaagATCGCAAGCTTGCAAAAGGCATAATAAAAGTCcataaaaagaagcaaaaggcTTG TGGTGCAGATCTCAAAAGTTATTTGAAGTGCGTGATGCCACATATCGAATCTGGGTTCAAGACCTCCAGCTCTAGAAATGTCAT GCTTTCTGCAGAGGAAGTTATTCAGTGGTCACAGTCTTTGGAAAAGCTCTTGGCCAGCCAAA GTGGTCAAGGTGTCTTTCGGGAGTTCTTGAAGTCAGAGTTCAGCGAGGAAAACATCGAGTTCTGGTTGGCATGTGAGGATTACAAGAAAACCAAGTCTGATCACTTACATGGCAAAGCAGAGAAGATATACGAGGAGTTTGTTCAGTCAGATGCCATTAAGCAG ATCAATATTGACTATCAGATAAGGGAAGCAACAGCCAAAAAGGCTCAAGACCCAACTCACACAAGTTTTGATGAAGCCCAGAAAACAGTGTACATCCTTATGGAAAGAGATTCCTATcccagatttttaaaatccaaatcCTACCTGAACCTTTTGAACCAGCTGCAAACCAACACTTCAAACCTGTGA